The sequence below is a genomic window from Raphanus sativus cultivar WK10039 unplaced genomic scaffold, ASM80110v3 Scaffold0577, whole genome shotgun sequence.
TACTGTAGAACAGAGGAACAGAAACGGACCTGACAAGGATGATAAAGTCTTTGTACTTTTCGTAACTCTTGCCTCAAAAGCTCAACACTTTCGAGGAAATGATCCCTTTGAGAATCACCAAATGTGAGTCTGTGACATCAGAAACGGCAACTTTTCTGTGTGAAAATACGAAATGATCTAGAGAGAAGAAAGCCCATGTCTTCAAAGAGGAGCAAGTGACGTAAGTTTATTTGAATCACagaaatcaaaaagaaaagaagagagacaGAAGCAGATTTGGCTACGGAGGCTTGCGAATAGCCATCTAGCAAGTGTTGTACTTCTTGATTGGTCTCCCTCGACCTTCTTTCTTATTATTACCACGCCCTCCATAATCACGTGTATGTCACGTACTAATTGAAACCGTCTGTTTTATCCCCCatgtaggattcaagtggttGTTCGGTTTGCCACACgccttttttttaatctattctccttttttaaaaaatttgatgaCGTCATACATTTTCTCTTGTTTAATCATCCTTCCTAATCGTTATTACTTTCTCTAACTAGTGATATTTGTTTAGTATTAAACTATATAGTTTTTAATCCAAGAAAACTATATTAGTGTATAGTAATATagacatctttttttttgtttctgttggtATTTATTTCTTGTGTATGTATTGTGATGATTGAATGTACTTTATATAAAGATAAGAtgtattgaaaaagaaaaaaagataaagatgtATGTaccttatgttttgtaattAGTCTATTACTCGTTAGCAAATTAAacgcaatttttttttgcaagatCCGAATGCCCAGATTTAAGCTGGATTGTTTGTAAATGTTAAATTTACTTTTATGTTACTAACGGTCGATCAAAATAAGTTAATCAACATGAGTCTTTGTGTCCACTAATATGAAAAAATGAGTATCGGTTATGAATACATTATGTTAgtttctaagaaaaaatgttGAATAAAAAAGTATCTACGGACTAAATGATAGAAAAACGAATAATTAGAGAGTGAATGGCCCAAAATGATAGTGACGGGACCTGTGATGGAACATTAAAATTGATTTCTTTTAATGGTAAACTAATTGACTTGTCATTGAACTTCCAAAAGGAAAGACAAAGCAGCGTGCATCATCTCCTTGAGTTGGATCGATGGGaccatatatgatatatcttaAATTCTTAACCACACAGATCCGTCCACTTTTATTTGTCTTCCAGTCTCTCTCTACCGCATAACCAAtgtaatctatcttattaaaacagaaacattctgttggacctaacatttattttgtaagtttttaaattaaatacatttttatattttatagttaaacctacattaaatcactaatgttcatttctttatagtactatccatgtttccaaacaatatacttatttctttatactactatcaatgtttctaaacaatatattttatatactactatcaacgtttccaaacaatacaataattaatcttagttattttatatccatcattttctctttaaaattttgtagaaacgtcataatttcataaattacaaaataataaactttaaagttggattataagattacaaattatgaaactattacaatttcaatcaaattagattacatatcggtcatccatcagttcaatcggttagtctcgggttttagtgacttttaatatgaatattttaaaaaactaaattgaattgttagatctccggattaaccggtataatcacaatcgggttgaatttaaaaacactgatttaaatgcaaaaatattttaaatacacactctttaaaagttaacaaaatatttgttaagttattagtgaaatttttcatcgtaaaatattccgcgcttccaaagcgcgggtcaagatctagttataaTTTAATGCTCATTATAGAATGACCGCatcaaatgattttatatactgGTTTATTTTACGAATGAAGTGGATTATTATGACTTTATGAGGCATACGTTTGATTCATCCATCGATCCAATATATTCAGAAATGGTATTATTGTATTCCCTATTTCTTGTAAGCCTGGAAGACAAACAAGCTTACATGTAGcttcaaaacattaaaaacaacattttataaattcaactgaaatttttaaaactaaacaacgacttggtttttggtttattaACAATCAAAATGTTAAAAAGGCCCCGTCTATCACCTGGCCGTCTTTAATATACAATATTTCAGTACCATCACTTTGCTGGAGACTTAATATATGCGTAGAATTTGTATGTATATGAAAAAATCAGATAAATTTTCATGTATgcatataaaactaaaattggTTTGAAATGAGATTAACTCTAATATAGAAGCACAAGGTTTGAATTGGtttaaaacaatttcaaacatatGGCGTGGGAAGTGAAGAATAGTCGTGTAAGAGGCTCGGAGGCATTGAGTGGGTAGAATGTCTCCATCCTTATATAACTTGAATTTCATTTgacaacatataaaaaaattcgaaatttTCTGGTAAGTAATAATTGCTCTGTGGGGTATATCTAATCACTTTAGCCCATTCTCTATCCATAAAACTCGAATCTCGAtcatagttgttttttttttttggatatacaAAAATAATGTGTATATTCACTAAAGGTTTCATAAATCAATTCGGAATTTGTTTGTGCCAATACGGTCCCGAAAAGGTGGCTACATTTGTCATAGTCCACCCATAGCCTCAATTATTAAGCTTATCCAAATAATTACCACTAATCATTGTGTGATCACAAATTTAACAGCATGGGCCTTGTAAAATAGTCCATATACATATGGGCCAATTATAAAAAAGCCCAAGTTAAAAATTCCGGTCAATAGAATCATCAACGGAGGCTCAAAGTCGCGTCAAAATCTTCGCTTAGCGTTCGGACAAGAGGACGAGACACATATGAGACTTCCACATGTGTTTATGCTTCGTTTTCGTTCATTAATGGCGTTGACTTTTTGAATTCTCTGAccattcttattttttctttattctcCTAGAAGACAGGATCTTCATTTATCTTCAAGCTCAACGCCGTTGAGGTTCgtgctctgtttttctctgttcgtcctctgtttttctctgttcgTCAAGACCCCATAATTTGATTTCCTATGCCAAAGTTCATGACTTTATGATTCGATCTGATACGTTGGAGCATTTTAATAACCCGAATTCGATTTAGCATTAGAATCCGTTGATGGGTCTTCGATCTTGGACGATAATGAGGTCgaaagtttacatttttatcTTACAGATTCTGAGATGGAAGATGGGAACCGTAGTTTCACAGTGGACGAAGCACTCGTGGAGATGGGGTTTGGGAAGTTTCAACTCTGCGTCCTTGCTTACGCTGGAATGGGTATGGTTGCTGAGGCTATGGAGATGATGCTCCTCTCTTTCGTTGGACCTGCTGTTCAATCGCTTTGGAATCTCTCTTCACGAGAGGAAAGCTTGATAACTAGCGTCGTTTTTGCTGGTATGCTCGTTGGAGCTTACTCTTGGGGTATTGTTGCTGACAAACATGGCCGCAGGTAACTAACTTACCCTGAAGCTTGTTAGGTTATATAAATTTTCTCTTCTGCAGCAGCTTCATTTGATTTGATGTTTGTGCTTTTATCTTTTATCAGGAAAGGGTTTATCATAACTGCGGTGGTGACTTTCATAGCTGGTTTCTTGAGCGCATTTGCACCAAACTACACGTGGTTGATCGTTCTCCGCTGTTTTGTTGGTCTCGGATTGGGAGGAGGTCCTGTTCTCGTCTCCTGGTATCTTGAATTCATCCCTGCACCAAACCGAGGGACTTGGATGGTTATTTTCTCAGGTTTCTGGACCGTTGGAACCATCTTCGAGGCTTCCCTCGCTTGGGTACTTCTTTTCTCAGCTTTCATCATATACTTTGGAGGCTAGcaacatgatgatgatgataatctTTTTGTTTGCAGTTAATCATGCCAAGTTTGGGTTGGAGGTGGTTACTTGCACTCTCATCTATACCGTCATCGTTGCTTCTCATGTTCTATAAGTGGACGCCTGAGTCTCCTCGTTACTTAATCCTACAAGGACGGAAAGCTGAAGCTCTTTCCATATTGGAGATGATTGCGAGAACTAACGGAACACAACTACCTAAGGGTGTACTCGCTACAGAGATGGAAACGGAGATGGAAGAGACTATACACCTTCCAACAGAAAGCACTCATCTTCTCAAGCCTGGTGAAGAAGTCGAAgaagctcctcctcctcctgtgTCCAAGATTGTACTGAAATCTGACAACAAGGGACCGTTACTAGTTCTTCTATCTCCAGAGCTAATCAAACGCACTTTGCTACTATGGGTTGTGTTCTTTGGAAACGCCTTTGCTTACTACGGTGTTGTCCTTCTCACCACCGAGCtcaaaatttctcaaaacagtTGCTATCCAAGTGAAAAAGGGTTAACACATTCTTCAAATGATGTCAACTACAGAGATGTTTTCATCGCCAGTTTTGCAGGTACATTGAACATACTTATTTCATCGGTTCTAATTAGCTTGGTTCTCGTTTTGGTTCATTGGTTCTAGAGGTTTAGGATCCATtcaaatttttagaaaatttggttcagtttggttcaGGTAACAAAGTTAGGAACGGACTAATATCTTAGGTAATTTTTGATCTCATTTGGTTCCGGTTTTTCGGTTAGTTCTGGTTAAAGAGTTAAAATAATTGGTTTTTAGATCAAGTATCAGATTATTTTGGATTTTCAGATAAAAATTTGGATAATTctgataattttaaatattttggataacaaATATTCTTTTTGTTCGGATTTTCGGTTCCGGATAAATGCCTAGTTGTAACCTAACAAAATAAAGTCTCTGACCCTTGTGGTTCTTGATCATGTTTGGCTTTCCTCAGA
It includes:
- the LOC130502469 gene encoding organic cation/carnitine transporter 7-like; this encodes MEDGNRSFTVDEALVEMGFGKFQLCVLAYAGMGMVAEAMEMMLLSFVGPAVQSLWNLSSREESLITSVVFAGMLVGAYSWGIVADKHGRRKGFIITAVVTFIAGFLSAFAPNYTWLIVLRCFVGLGLGGGPVLVSWYLEFIPAPNRGTWMVIFSGFWTVGTIFEASLAWLIMPSLGWRWLLALSSIPSSLLLMFYKWTPESPRYLILQGRKAEALSILEMIARTNGTQLPKGVLATEMETEMEETIHLPTESTHLLKPGEEVEEAPPPPVSKIVLKSDNKGPLLVLLSPELIKRTLLLWVVFFGNAFAYYGVVLLTTELKISQNSCYPSEKGLTHSSNDVNYRDVFIASFAEFPGLLISAAMVDRLGRKASMSSMLFMCCIFLLPLLTHQSPTLTTALLFGGRICISAAFTVVYIYAPEIYPTVVRTTGVGVGSSVGRIGGVLCPLVAVGLVHGCHQTIAVLLFEIVILVSGICVCLFPFETSGRELTDTISTSKESSSSSV